The following coding sequences are from one Enterococcus sp. 4G2_DIV0659 window:
- a CDS encoding DUF960 domain-containing protein: protein MVESFDSERSRYASVGVVERLPGALIDSIWLIIDLDLKGVIPLTNMLYFDLIDNGGNVTVHFSQEMNDVQMAIDLPIPYSDDYPSQVFAFDDGTKETILLPAEMLG, encoded by the coding sequence ATGGTTGAAAGTTTTGATAGTGAACGTAGTCGTTATGCTTCTGTTGGTGTGGTTGAACGTTTACCAGGAGCTTTAATCGACAGTATCTGGTTGATTATTGACTTGGATTTAAAAGGTGTTATTCCGTTAACCAATATGCTTTATTTTGATTTAATTGATAATGGTGGAAACGTGACAGTCCATTTCTCTCAAGAAATGAACGATGTGCAAATGGCTATTGACTTACCTATTCCATACTCAGATGACTATCCTTCCCAAGTTTTCGCATTTGATGATGGAACGAAAGAAACGATTTTGTTACCAGCGGAAATGTTGGGTTAA
- a CDS encoding 50S ribosomal protein L25/general stress protein Ctc, with amino-acid sequence MSVSLEVKERAVRPRSLRNQLRHSGQVPAVVYGFEMESTPVSVDEKELTKVLRDNGVNAVITMSIGGKKINTLMSKAQLDTFTNKIKHVEFLAVNMKEATEVEAEIVLVGESEGVKAGGVLAQNLYNVLVSATPDKLPERVEVDITKLAIGDAITIADLPKAKDYDIITDSEEQIAAIVEAQSGVEESSDEAAEPTVIGEKTE; translated from the coding sequence ATGTCAGTATCATTAGAAGTAAAAGAAAGAGCTGTCCGTCCACGTTCCCTAAGAAACCAATTACGTCACTCTGGTCAAGTTCCCGCTGTCGTTTATGGATTTGAAATGGAAAGTACTCCTGTTTCAGTTGATGAAAAAGAATTAACAAAAGTGTTGCGTGATAATGGTGTCAATGCTGTTATTACAATGTCAATTGGTGGTAAAAAAATCAACACATTGATGTCTAAAGCGCAATTAGATACGTTTACAAATAAAATAAAACACGTTGAGTTTTTAGCCGTAAATATGAAAGAAGCTACAGAAGTTGAAGCAGAAATCGTGCTTGTCGGTGAATCCGAAGGGGTGAAAGCCGGTGGTGTTTTAGCCCAAAACTTATATAATGTTTTAGTTTCAGCAACTCCAGATAAATTACCTGAACGTGTTGAAGTGGATATCACTAAATTAGCGATTGGTGATGCAATTACGATTGCTGATCTACCAAAAGCTAAAGATTACGATATAATCACGGACAGTGAAGAACAAATCGCAGCAATTGTTGAAGCCCAATCCGGCGTTGAAGAAAGTTCAGACGAAGCTGCTGAACCTACAGTGATTGGTGAAAAAACGGAATAA
- a CDS encoding 16S rRNA pseudouridine(516) synthase, with translation MRLDKLLEQEKLGSRRKVKALIRSKQVSIDGVICMDESQNVDAALQEISVGKQKIKQKTHVYYMLNKPQGVVTAVKDRDHQTVIDLIERQDQRPGLYPIGRLDRDTEGLLLITDNGQLGYQLLQPHKKVGKRYEVFVNEQLTALDCKAFAEGIVFADGKQCKSAELTVLASSQTSSHAYLDITEGKFHQVKKMFLSVGKKVTYLKRLSMGPIQLDKTLEVGQYRMLQKEELQSLLPYFVSHKKERV, from the coding sequence ATGCGTTTAGATAAACTATTAGAACAAGAAAAATTAGGTTCAAGAAGAAAAGTGAAAGCGTTGATTCGTAGCAAGCAAGTCTCCATTGACGGAGTAATCTGTATGGATGAAAGTCAAAATGTCGATGCTGCACTACAAGAAATTAGCGTTGGCAAGCAGAAAATTAAACAAAAGACTCATGTTTATTATATGTTAAATAAACCTCAAGGAGTGGTCACTGCTGTCAAAGATCGTGACCACCAAACGGTTATTGACTTGATTGAAAGACAAGATCAAAGACCTGGACTTTATCCAATCGGACGTCTAGATCGTGATACAGAAGGTTTGCTGTTGATTACGGATAATGGACAATTGGGTTACCAGCTATTGCAGCCGCATAAAAAAGTAGGGAAACGCTACGAAGTTTTTGTAAATGAACAATTAACAGCACTTGATTGTAAAGCCTTTGCTGAGGGAATCGTGTTTGCTGATGGGAAACAGTGTAAATCAGCGGAACTAACTGTTTTAGCTTCGAGCCAAACAAGTAGCCATGCTTACCTTGATATTACGGAAGGCAAATTTCATCAGGTAAAAAAAATGTTTTTATCTGTTGGCAAAAAAGTGACCTATTTGAAGCGGTTGTCAATGGGACCAATTCAGCTAGATAAAACACTTGAGGTCGGACAGTATCGTATGTTACAAAAAGAAGAACTGCAATCTTTGTTACCCTATTTTGTTAGTCATAAAAAAGAAAGAGTGTGA
- a CDS encoding YjjG family noncanonical pyrimidine nucleotidase has product MKFKTLLFDVDDTLLDFQLTEKKALQALFQEEDLALTPEIEEAYKKINSRLWREFEQGKIDKHTVTDTRFRLLFERFNRKVDGKRMGEHYRYHLSQGHDLLGNSKEIIERLQPDYELYIVTNGVAKTQYQRLNDAQLTPFFEDIFVSEEVGYQKPMKEYFDHVFERIPEFDRAKTMIIGDSLVSDIQGGNQAEIQTLWLNPTQQTNVSNIQPTHEISQLDDIFTLLD; this is encoded by the coding sequence ATGAAATTTAAAACATTGCTATTCGATGTAGATGATACATTATTAGATTTTCAATTAACAGAAAAAAAGGCTCTACAAGCTCTTTTTCAAGAAGAAGATTTAGCTTTAACACCAGAGATTGAAGAAGCATATAAAAAAATTAATAGCCGCTTGTGGCGGGAATTTGAACAAGGAAAAATAGATAAACATACGGTTACAGATACACGTTTTCGTTTATTATTTGAGCGGTTCAATAGAAAAGTCGATGGAAAAAGAATGGGTGAACACTATCGATACCACTTAAGTCAAGGTCATGACTTGTTAGGAAATAGTAAAGAAATCATTGAACGACTTCAACCAGATTATGAGTTATATATTGTGACAAATGGAGTGGCCAAAACACAGTATCAACGATTAAATGATGCGCAATTAACCCCTTTTTTTGAAGATATATTTGTTTCAGAAGAAGTAGGGTATCAAAAACCGATGAAAGAATACTTTGACCATGTTTTTGAACGAATTCCCGAATTTGATCGAGCAAAAACAATGATCATTGGCGATTCGTTAGTTTCAGATATTCAAGGAGGGAATCAGGCTGAGATTCAAACGCTTTGGCTAAACCCCACTCAACAAACGAATGTATCGAACATTCAACCAACTCATGAAATTAGTCAGTTGGATGACATATTTACATTGTTAGATTGA
- a CDS encoding GNAT family N-acetyltransferase, producing MTIQEVSNLQAAHHALLLSADPDKHLVNDYVARGICFELIVNHRITGILVLLPTRPKTLEIVNISVYESNQGQGFGEKLLMFALAYAKNKQYQTVEIGTGSTSFGQLYLYQKCGFRMTHIDRDFFLRHYEDEIVENKLVLKDMVRLSIDL from the coding sequence ATGACGATTCAAGAAGTCTCAAATTTGCAAGCGGCACACCATGCTCTATTATTATCAGCTGACCCAGATAAGCATTTAGTTAATGATTATGTTGCACGCGGCATTTGCTTTGAATTGATTGTTAATCATCGTATAACAGGCATTTTAGTGTTACTGCCAACCCGACCCAAAACACTTGAAATCGTAAATATCTCTGTGTATGAAAGTAATCAAGGCCAAGGTTTTGGGGAAAAATTACTAATGTTTGCACTGGCATATGCTAAAAATAAGCAATATCAAACAGTTGAAATCGGTACTGGAAGTACTAGCTTTGGTCAATTGTATCTCTATCAAAAATGCGGATTTCGTATGACCCATATTGATCGTGATTTTTTTCTTCGCCACTATGAAGATGAAATCGTTGAAAATAAACTGGTGTTAAAAGATATGGTTCGTTTAAGCATCGATCTTTAA
- the udk gene encoding uridine kinase yields the protein MKNNQPIVIGVTGGSGSGKTSVSRAIFNHFPNHSIMMLEQDSYYKDQSHLSFEERLTTNYDHPFAFDTDLLIDHLQQLINYKTIEKPVYDYVAHTRSSDIVVQEPKEVIILEGILILEDVRLRELMDIKLYVDTDDDIRIIRRIKRDMEERGRTLDSVIEQYLTVVKPMYHQFIEPTKRYADVIVPEGGENHVAIDLITTKVASILNDL from the coding sequence ATGAAAAACAATCAACCGATCGTCATTGGTGTTACTGGTGGCTCTGGCAGTGGTAAAACGAGTGTCAGTCGAGCAATATTTAATCATTTTCCTAACCATTCTATTATGATGTTGGAACAAGATTCGTATTATAAAGATCAAAGCCATTTGAGTTTTGAAGAAAGGCTTACGACCAACTATGACCATCCTTTTGCGTTTGACACGGATTTGTTGATTGATCATTTACAACAACTGATAAATTATAAAACGATTGAAAAGCCTGTATATGACTATGTTGCTCATACAAGAAGCTCGGATATTGTTGTTCAAGAACCAAAGGAAGTCATTATTTTAGAAGGAATTTTGATTTTAGAAGATGTTCGCTTAAGAGAGTTGATGGATATCAAGTTATACGTAGATACAGATGACGATATTCGCATTATTCGCAGAATCAAACGTGATATGGAAGAAAGAGGTAGAACGCTAGATTCTGTTATTGAACAATATTTGACGGTTGTCAAACCAATGTATCATCAATTTATCGAGCCAACGAAGCGCTATGCTGATGTAATTGTTCCAGAAGGCGGAGAAAATCATGTTGCCATTGACTTGATTACAACAAAAGTAGCAAGTATTTTGAATGATTTATAA
- a CDS encoding type II toxin-antitoxin system PemK/MazF family toxin, with protein sequence MMRRGEIFYANLSPVVGSEQGGIRPVLIIQNNKGNLFSPTLIVAPITRNVNKKMQPTQVKVDIPHDEMMTPSLVLLEQIRTLDKERILHKICQLPEEDMMKVNQALKISIGIR encoded by the coding sequence ATGATGCGAAGGGGAGAAATCTTTTATGCAAATCTCTCGCCTGTTGTTGGTTCTGAACAAGGGGGAATTAGACCTGTATTGATTATTCAAAATAACAAGGGAAATTTATTTAGCCCAACGTTGATTGTTGCTCCTATTACTAGGAACGTCAATAAAAAAATGCAACCAACGCAAGTTAAGGTAGACATACCTCATGACGAGATGATGACACCGTCTTTGGTATTGTTAGAACAAATTAGAACACTAGATAAAGAGCGGATTTTGCATAAAATTTGTCAGTTGCCAGAAGAAGATATGATGAAAGTTAATCAGGCACTGAAAATAAGTATTGGTATTCGGTAA
- a CDS encoding Gfo/Idh/MocA family protein — MEKVRYGILSTAQIVPRFVEGVNQSDVGEVIAIASRDLKKAESVADELDITKAYGSYTELCQDEEVDVVYVATYNKGHYEAAKLALMHHKHVLVEKPFTLKVPHAKELFELAAQNNCFLMEAQKSVFLPISLQVKQAIEQQKIGRVHWIQSVTTYPNVEHIRWFDSLDAGGGTLHGSGSYPLQYMQFLLDQPIKKYHGDATRKKGKTDTQVNMAVQFDKQVLGSIFISVALDIPSKLTIYGEKGRIEIPYFWKAKQAVIYNETGTVEKLVGGFESEFVFEINHVNECIQKGIIESPVMTRERTVDTVCLIDQLYTEWLEEDN; from the coding sequence ATGGAGAAGGTACGTTATGGCATTTTAAGCACGGCACAAATTGTGCCTCGGTTTGTCGAAGGGGTAAACCAAAGTGATGTGGGTGAAGTTATAGCAATTGCATCACGAGATTTGAAGAAGGCTGAGAGTGTGGCGGATGAGTTGGACATAACAAAAGCCTATGGTAGCTATACAGAATTATGCCAAGATGAAGAGGTAGATGTCGTTTATGTTGCCACTTATAATAAAGGGCATTATGAAGCTGCAAAGTTAGCATTAATGCATCATAAGCATGTTTTAGTTGAGAAACCTTTTACATTGAAAGTCCCACATGCAAAAGAACTTTTTGAGCTAGCGGCACAAAATAATTGTTTCTTGATGGAAGCACAAAAATCGGTTTTTTTACCAATTAGTTTACAAGTGAAACAAGCGATTGAACAACAAAAAATAGGCAGAGTACATTGGATTCAGTCTGTTACGACCTATCCAAATGTAGAACATATTCGTTGGTTTGATTCGCTAGATGCAGGTGGTGGAACATTGCATGGATCTGGCAGTTATCCTTTACAATACATGCAATTCCTATTGGATCAACCAATTAAAAAATACCATGGTGACGCAACAAGAAAAAAAGGGAAGACAGATACACAAGTAAACATGGCCGTGCAATTTGACAAGCAAGTATTGGGGAGTATTTTTATTTCTGTGGCTTTAGATATTCCGAGTAAGCTGACGATTTATGGTGAAAAAGGACGCATAGAAATTCCTTATTTTTGGAAAGCTAAGCAGGCTGTTATCTATAATGAAACAGGAACAGTAGAAAAATTAGTTGGTGGTTTTGAGAGCGAGTTTGTTTTTGAGATAAATCATGTCAATGAATGTATTCAAAAAGGGATAATAGAGAGTCCTGTAATGACAAGAGAACGGACAGTAGATACGGTATGCCTGATTGATCAGCTATATACAGAATGGCTGGAGGAAGACAATTAA
- a CDS encoding BglG family transcription antiterminator has product MSLHLSKREIKILLLLLDLEDSVTTKELAETFQVSVRTIKYDLDNVREWFKEQNVILQARRNKGIWLDIPDSERLTLKNEIIEVERFETYPDQELRVNQLIFRLLLAPDCLTSQELADDLQVSRNTIVSDLDRVDELIQTYGLTLNRQSRQGFSINGEENKIRLLMEYITQKEITEYDIYQIMSYFVQSGQQKKMQEVHVGVNTIFQTIYQVALKEMTSLLDPSLFDQFNYAEILSITLRVAIAASRMQLHHTVGAYKMLTNQKVLEQKQELPFLLMKKVFDHYELPLLADEYFYIYSDVFVANNQQDIVGLTEELIKDVSEEISFPFYRDRQLFTNLFAHLSLRLTKKHLFINEYNPFVDDIKAKYPQLFSAIQLASQSDIVGSALLINDSFIAYIALHFLVAYEKNLHEVNVVRIVYVCSTGLGVTSLIEQKIMEEVSNVEIAGFASVLNAADVIEEKNPDLVLSIFPIEIVNRPFIKVNPLPTEADLHSVQEEVNKILSHTKTGKVPRLVPRQQIKEKQGIETESRDILVRTYVIYEELLKAFAEKLTKEYKEAFLLHVMLMVHRITFDSQYENEGNIVKETLLTQHELVEKIEQIFAKNDLMVNQAEITALLNYIREGEHI; this is encoded by the coding sequence ATGTCACTGCACTTATCAAAAAGAGAAATAAAAATCTTGTTGTTGTTGCTGGATTTAGAAGATAGCGTTACAACAAAAGAATTAGCAGAAACCTTTCAGGTTAGTGTGCGGACGATTAAATATGATTTAGACAATGTACGGGAGTGGTTCAAAGAACAAAATGTGATACTTCAAGCACGTCGTAATAAAGGGATTTGGCTGGACATACCAGATTCAGAACGCTTGACGTTGAAAAATGAAATAATTGAAGTGGAACGATTCGAAACGTATCCGGACCAAGAATTACGAGTCAATCAATTGATTTTTCGTTTGTTATTAGCACCAGACTGTTTAACTTCTCAAGAATTAGCAGATGATCTGCAAGTTAGTCGAAATACCATTGTCAGTGACTTAGATCGTGTAGATGAATTAATTCAAACGTACGGTCTTACATTGAACCGACAAAGCCGTCAAGGGTTCTCAATTAACGGCGAAGAAAATAAGATTCGCTTATTGATGGAATACATCACACAAAAAGAAATAACGGAATACGATATTTATCAGATCATGAGCTATTTTGTTCAATCTGGTCAGCAGAAAAAAATGCAAGAAGTTCATGTTGGTGTCAATACGATTTTTCAAACTATTTATCAAGTAGCTTTAAAAGAAATGACAAGTCTTTTAGATCCTTCATTATTTGATCAATTTAATTATGCTGAGATTCTATCGATTACCTTACGTGTTGCTATTGCGGCTTCTAGAATGCAATTGCATCATACTGTGGGAGCTTACAAAATGCTGACCAACCAAAAAGTATTGGAACAAAAACAAGAGTTGCCGTTTTTATTAATGAAAAAAGTGTTTGATCATTATGAACTGCCTCTTTTAGCAGACGAATACTTCTATATCTATAGCGATGTATTTGTCGCAAACAATCAACAAGATATTGTCGGATTGACAGAAGAGTTGATCAAAGATGTATCAGAAGAAATCAGCTTTCCATTTTATCGAGATCGACAGTTATTTACGAATCTTTTTGCTCATTTGTCATTGCGTTTAACGAAAAAACATCTTTTTATCAATGAGTATAATCCGTTTGTTGATGATATCAAGGCGAAGTATCCACAATTGTTTTCTGCGATTCAACTTGCCAGCCAAAGCGATATTGTTGGCTCGGCATTGTTGATTAATGATTCGTTTATTGCATATATTGCCTTACATTTTTTAGTTGCTTACGAAAAAAATTTACATGAAGTTAATGTGGTTAGGATTGTTTATGTTTGTTCGACAGGTCTTGGCGTGACTAGTTTGATTGAACAAAAAATCATGGAGGAAGTTTCTAATGTTGAAATTGCGGGATTTGCCTCTGTTTTGAATGCAGCTGATGTCATAGAGGAGAAGAATCCAGATTTGGTTTTGAGCATTTTTCCTATTGAAATAGTGAATCGTCCTTTTATCAAAGTGAATCCGCTACCGACTGAAGCCGATCTTCATAGTGTTCAAGAAGAAGTGAATAAAATTTTATCTCATACTAAAACAGGAAAAGTTCCTCGATTAGTCCCTCGACAGCAAATCAAAGAGAAACAAGGAATTGAAACAGAAAGTCGAGATATTCTTGTGCGCACCTATGTAATCTATGAAGAGTTACTTAAAGCATTTGCTGAAAAGCTGACTAAGGAATATAAAGAAGCATTTTTGTTGCATGTGATGTTGATGGTTCATCGGATTACGTTTGATAGTCAATATGAGAATGAAGGAAATATCGTAAAAGAGACGTTATTGACCCAACATGAGTTAGTGGAGAAAATCGAACAGATTTTTGCCAAAAACGATTTAATGGTTAATCAAGCAGAAATCACTGCTTTATTGAATTATATAAGAGAGGGGGAGCACATATGA
- a CDS encoding PRD domain-containing protein — MKLNDDALKIIDESPNKVELEASLEKITALLTEQAIVPTELQWTILINHVNEMIKRSKAGEKMSGVDPVMFEEVSKEALTIADKVVQHIGNLPQDEMYVLSIHFEAARQNEV, encoded by the coding sequence ATGAAGTTAAATGATGATGCTCTAAAAATAATTGACGAGAGTCCAAATAAAGTTGAATTAGAAGCTTCATTGGAAAAAATCACAGCGTTGTTAACAGAACAAGCCATTGTACCAACAGAATTACAATGGACTATCTTGATCAATCATGTCAATGAAATGATTAAACGATCGAAGGCTGGAGAAAAAATGTCTGGTGTTGATCCAGTGATGTTTGAAGAGGTATCGAAAGAAGCCTTAACAATTGCGGACAAAGTTGTTCAACATATTGGCAATTTACCGCAAGATGAGATGTATGTTTTGTCGATTCATTTTGAAGCAGCGAGACAAAATGAAGTGTAA
- a CDS encoding glycine-rich SFCGS family protein — protein MVTVVIADRLGKGQNVAKGVEAAGGKAVVVPGMGADMRLGDVMQQENADLGISFCGSGGAGALTAATKYGYPERHGMRSIDEGVTAINDGKTVLGFGFMDQEELGKRIVEAYMKKNG, from the coding sequence ATGGTAACAGTAGTAATCGCAGATCGTTTAGGTAAAGGACAAAATGTCGCAAAAGGAGTAGAAGCAGCAGGAGGAAAAGCTGTTGTAGTTCCAGGTATGGGGGCGGATATGCGCTTAGGTGATGTGATGCAACAGGAAAATGCGGATCTAGGTATTTCATTTTGCGGAAGTGGTGGTGCAGGGGCATTAACGGCTGCTACTAAATATGGCTACCCAGAACGTCATGGTATGCGCTCAATTGATGAAGGCGTTACTGCAATCAACGATGGGAAAACAGTTTTAGGCTTTGGTTTTATGGATCAAGAAGAATTAGGCAAACGCATTGTTGAAGCTTATATGAAAAAAAACGGTTAA
- a CDS encoding DUF4312 family protein, giving the protein METGTTKQRQVIQVEGTGKEKNLAFANALNQIHNRVLKEKSDVIVRIEPLDIQVVKAEQETFTERFLFFFLPRTRADFRVLLDVEVEITLIEMDSIAFVEKKVTDPNGFLLPFGRKKRIQKEAN; this is encoded by the coding sequence ATGGAAACAGGAACAACGAAGCAACGCCAGGTCATTCAAGTTGAAGGTACCGGAAAAGAAAAAAATCTGGCGTTTGCTAATGCATTGAATCAAATTCATAATCGCGTATTAAAAGAAAAAAGTGACGTAATCGTACGTATTGAACCATTGGATATTCAGGTGGTTAAAGCAGAGCAAGAAACATTTACTGAACGATTCTTATTTTTCTTTTTACCGCGTACACGTGCTGATTTTCGTGTCTTATTGGATGTTGAAGTGGAAATTACACTCATTGAGATGGACTCAATCGCATTTGTTGAGAAAAAAGTAACCGATCCAAATGGTTTTCTTCTTCCGTTTGGTCGGAAAAAAAGAATACAGAAGGAGGCAAATTAA
- a CDS encoding DUF4311 domain-containing protein translates to MDVVVVLLKSLLIGGIVGFAAGAGAARMFHAPSTQGLGAFRTLGEMNACEGDAASHFSFGLGFFFNAWASTVGAGAFTQDVDHRVIPNWAAAALLVKNKNVAETMHNPKKMGISGALVGMLVVAFLNTTASAIPESLQVTAVAVLVPAANLLINTVMPVLFWLAAIDAGKRSGLWATIFGGLATMIMGNAVPGVVLGILIGKGVDEIGWNKVTKSMMAAVILLFVFSAFFRGFDLQMIESFRLQIPGWLQNMHDVFSVGK, encoded by the coding sequence ATGGATGTAGTAGTAGTTTTACTCAAGTCTTTATTGATTGGGGGAATTGTTGGCTTTGCAGCAGGAGCTGGAGCAGCAAGAATGTTCCATGCGCCAAGTACACAAGGGTTAGGTGCGTTTAGAACCTTAGGAGAAATGAATGCTTGTGAAGGAGATGCAGCTAGTCACTTTTCATTTGGATTAGGTTTTTTCTTTAATGCTTGGGCGTCAACGGTTGGAGCTGGAGCATTTACACAAGATGTCGATCACCGAGTAATTCCTAACTGGGCAGCAGCAGCGCTATTAGTAAAAAATAAAAACGTTGCGGAAACCATGCATAATCCTAAGAAAATGGGTATCTCAGGAGCACTTGTCGGTATGTTAGTGGTTGCTTTTCTAAACACAACCGCCTCAGCAATCCCTGAGTCATTGCAAGTAACAGCAGTTGCTGTGTTAGTACCGGCAGCAAATTTATTGATCAATACAGTAATGCCAGTATTATTCTGGTTAGCTGCAATTGATGCGGGGAAACGTTCAGGTCTTTGGGCAACGATTTTTGGAGGTCTTGCAACAATGATTATGGGTAATGCCGTTCCTGGTGTTGTTTTAGGAATTTTGATTGGTAAAGGCGTAGATGAAATCGGTTGGAATAAAGTGACTAAAAGTATGATGGCAGCAGTAATTTTATTATTTGTATTCAGTGCCTTTTTCCGCGGATTTGACTTACAAATGATCGAAAGTTTCCGTTTACAAATTCCTGGTTGGCTACAAAACATGCATGATGTTTTCAGTGTTGGTAAATAG
- a CDS encoding DUF4310 family protein yields the protein MDEIVELEKKNFWFADWSFPILVGLLSAGVFAGTHMYFEHGVGAFNEVAIVAMLKAGMDGGSYGAAAAFGASFLFARILEGSLVGILDIGGAILTGVGIGVPAILLSMGITAPVENFGLSLVTGMILGLIIGGIIIMIRKFTINQSNSTFGADVMMGAGNASGRFLGPLIIISACGASAPIGIGSIIGAVIFYVWKKPIAGGAILGAMIFGAIFPVDLPQ from the coding sequence ATGGATGAAATCGTAGAGTTAGAAAAAAAGAATTTTTGGTTTGCTGACTGGTCATTTCCGATTTTAGTTGGGCTGTTGTCAGCGGGCGTTTTTGCTGGAACACATATGTATTTTGAACATGGTGTAGGAGCGTTTAATGAGGTAGCGATCGTTGCAATGTTAAAAGCTGGAATGGATGGCGGTTCCTATGGTGCTGCAGCAGCTTTTGGAGCTAGTTTCTTATTCGCTCGTATTTTAGAAGGTTCATTGGTTGGGATTTTGGACATCGGTGGTGCGATTTTAACGGGAGTAGGAATTGGTGTTCCTGCAATTCTTTTGAGTATGGGCATTACAGCACCTGTTGAAAACTTTGGTCTGTCTTTAGTGACTGGGATGATTCTTGGACTGATTATTGGCGGAATCATTATTATGATTCGTAAGTTTACAATCAATCAGTCAAATTCGACTTTTGGTGCGGATGTAATGATGGGGGCTGGGAATGCTTCTGGTCGATTCTTAGGTCCGTTGATTATTATTAGTGCATGTGGTGCTTCTGCTCCTATTGGGATTGGTTCTATCATCGGCGCAGTGATTTTCTATGTATGGAAAAAACCTATTGCTGGAGGAGCTATTTTAGGCGCGATGATCTTTGGTGCAATATTCCCAGTGGATTTACCTCAATAA